One stretch of Pseudodesulfovibrio senegalensis DNA includes these proteins:
- a CDS encoding UvrD-helicase domain-containing protein, which yields MSELKQVKASAGSGKTYQLTRRFLSLLDGSGSDQHSFSCAGRSPQGYSWPEILAATFTNKAAAEMKERVVGSLKSGALGKGDRAGIPGHSIRNDEKKLQAILRRYQRLNIRTIDSLLNMLMRLFALELGIRPDFDIALDEQELFDAAYDRFIALCESGGPEQDQLATAIITLLRAESKKGFQLVLPIRERLKAIMTFLRGLPEAEQQRIETDQQKLLDMLAAANAAMKVHVTAMQKHLETTGLPASKNFINALEKLAVLDLFDTIPESKLLCKDSLCDCINKAGKDKVDGAGEALYAALKQGVQNYRQEGALIRGAHNLAPAVVMAKTVLGMLEKIERLKGIIPNSALPGYVNRLLDGPMVPEAFCRLGGRLHHLLIDEFQDTSRAQWQAMQPLAEECLAKGGSLFYVGDVKQAIYGWRGGDADLFDELPKIPELSAIASDIRLETLPDNWRSHRAIVEFNNTFFRNFEADEPPVELANNLFPEVSVDFTDSFASQLRRDFSSSAQGIAPPHAETHGYVRFERIHGEKKDEIEEATLNALKKTMQEILSRRSYGDVAVLVRSGNHGALVCDLLVDMGVPVITESSLRLDRHPIIRQATALLEFLDYPRNELALAEFVMGEELFLAESGLDRDEIHAWLARPDKRPLDVRLAQDYPRQWELCIKPFYNKAGVMTPYDLMQDINAAYHVEERHPGDQLYLKRFLEVIHLAEENGHGSLSTFLDFWNENSEQEKVPLPENVDAVRIMTIHKSKGLEFPVVVVPFHHWEVQKNADYLVRNHHGTHMLAPLVKDVGKPYHANMAQAVREQLNTLYVAWTRAGEELYGIYPEEMSKMRAALEAMNLFLSPDKNGITEYGQRPGTKVQTKKDQPETGHTTIPPRKKPPELMSWLPRLRVYRHTIEECLFSERLRGEVAHRAMEHLRVTGNDETDTNRALKMAMHDFPALAGLPRETLDDLERDISTMLRWALDNAQLRTWLARGNSEPEIMDNDGKFHRVDHLYMDEDMAVVVEFKTGHKYPEHHDQVIRYLDLLANMDSVPQKRSGVLVYLDLHEVEPVADARGE from the coding sequence ATGTCCGAACTCAAGCAAGTCAAGGCCTCGGCAGGCTCGGGAAAAACCTACCAGCTCACACGACGTTTTCTCTCGCTGTTGGACGGCTCCGGTAGCGACCAACACAGCTTTTCCTGCGCAGGTCGCAGCCCGCAGGGCTATTCATGGCCGGAAATACTGGCCGCAACCTTCACCAACAAAGCCGCTGCGGAAATGAAGGAACGCGTGGTCGGCTCCCTGAAATCGGGCGCACTGGGCAAAGGGGACAGGGCCGGGATTCCGGGACACTCCATCCGCAACGACGAAAAGAAACTGCAGGCCATACTGCGCCGCTACCAACGCCTGAACATCCGCACCATCGATAGCCTGTTGAATATGCTCATGCGCCTGTTCGCCCTGGAGTTAGGGATCCGCCCGGACTTCGACATCGCTCTTGACGAACAGGAACTCTTCGATGCCGCCTATGACCGCTTCATTGCACTCTGCGAATCCGGAGGCCCGGAGCAAGACCAGCTCGCCACAGCAATCATCACGTTGCTCAGGGCCGAATCGAAAAAGGGATTTCAACTGGTGCTGCCCATCAGGGAACGGCTCAAGGCCATCATGACCTTTTTGCGCGGACTGCCCGAAGCCGAACAGCAACGGATTGAAACGGACCAGCAGAAACTGCTGGACATGCTCGCCGCTGCCAACGCAGCCATGAAGGTGCACGTCACGGCAATGCAAAAACACCTTGAAACAACAGGGCTTCCGGCCAGCAAGAATTTCATCAATGCGTTGGAAAAGCTTGCGGTCCTCGACCTGTTCGACACAATTCCCGAATCAAAACTCCTGTGCAAGGACTCCCTGTGCGACTGCATAAACAAAGCGGGCAAGGACAAGGTGGACGGCGCAGGCGAGGCTCTCTATGCCGCGCTCAAACAGGGAGTGCAAAACTACAGGCAGGAAGGAGCGCTCATCCGGGGAGCGCACAATCTGGCTCCGGCCGTGGTCATGGCCAAAACCGTGCTGGGCATGCTTGAAAAAATCGAGCGGCTAAAAGGCATCATCCCCAATTCGGCCCTGCCCGGCTACGTGAACAGGCTGCTGGACGGCCCCATGGTGCCGGAAGCATTCTGCCGTCTGGGCGGCCGCCTGCACCACCTGCTCATTGACGAATTTCAGGACACCAGCCGCGCCCAATGGCAGGCCATGCAACCACTTGCCGAGGAATGCCTGGCCAAGGGCGGCAGCCTCTTCTACGTGGGGGACGTCAAGCAGGCCATTTACGGCTGGCGCGGCGGGGACGCCGATCTTTTTGACGAACTGCCGAAAATCCCCGAACTTTCGGCCATTGCCAGCGACATCCGGCTCGAAACCCTGCCCGACAACTGGCGCAGCCACCGTGCCATCGTGGAATTCAACAACACTTTTTTCCGCAACTTCGAAGCGGATGAACCGCCCGTTGAATTGGCTAACAATCTCTTCCCCGAAGTCTCCGTGGACTTTACCGACTCGTTTGCGTCCCAGTTGCGCCGGGACTTCAGTTCCAGTGCGCAGGGCATTGCTCCGCCCCACGCCGAAACGCACGGTTATGTCCGCTTCGAACGAATCCACGGCGAAAAAAAAGACGAAATCGAAGAGGCAACCCTGAATGCCCTGAAAAAAACCATGCAGGAAATTTTGAGCCGAAGGTCATACGGCGACGTGGCCGTACTGGTTCGTTCCGGCAACCACGGCGCATTGGTCTGTGACCTGCTGGTAGACATGGGCGTGCCTGTCATCACTGAAAGCAGCTTGCGGCTGGACAGACATCCCATCATCCGGCAGGCAACCGCGCTGCTCGAATTTCTGGATTATCCCCGCAATGAACTTGCTCTGGCCGAATTCGTCATGGGCGAGGAACTGTTCCTTGCGGAAAGCGGTCTGGACCGCGACGAAATCCATGCATGGCTGGCGCGTCCGGACAAACGCCCGCTGGACGTGCGGCTGGCGCAGGACTACCCGCGCCAATGGGAACTGTGCATCAAGCCGTTCTACAACAAGGCCGGTGTCATGACGCCCTACGACCTCATGCAGGACATCAATGCCGCCTACCATGTTGAAGAGCGGCATCCCGGCGACCAGCTGTATCTGAAGCGTTTCCTTGAAGTCATTCATCTGGCCGAGGAAAACGGACATGGGTCCCTGTCCACGTTTCTTGATTTCTGGAACGAAAACTCGGAACAGGAAAAGGTCCCCCTGCCGGAAAACGTGGATGCCGTGCGCATCATGACCATCCACAAATCCAAGGGGCTGGAATTCCCGGTGGTGGTGGTTCCCTTCCATCACTGGGAGGTGCAGAAAAACGCAGACTACCTTGTACGCAACCACCACGGAACGCACATGCTCGCACCGCTGGTGAAGGACGTGGGCAAGCCTTACCACGCCAACATGGCCCAGGCCGTGCGCGAACAGCTCAACACCCTATACGTGGCCTGGACCCGCGCGGGCGAGGAACTTTACGGCATCTACCCGGAAGAAATGAGCAAAATGCGAGCGGCCCTTGAGGCCATGAACCTTTTCCTTTCCCCGGACAAGAACGGCATCACCGAATACGGACAGCGCCCCGGCACCAAAGTGCAGACAAAAAAAGACCAACCCGAAACAGGCCACACAACCATACCACCGCGCAAGAAGCCGCCCGAACTCATGAGCTGGCTGCCCAGACTGCGGGTCTATCGCCACACCATTGAAGAATGCCTGTTTTCCGAACGGTTGCGTGGCGAGGTGGCGCACCGGGCCATGGAACACCTGCGTGTGACCGGCAACGACGAAACGGACACGAACCGGGCGCTGAAAATGGCCATGCACGACTTTCCGGCCCTTGCCGGATTGCCACGGGAAACGCTCGACGACCTTGAACGAGACATCTCGACCATGCTGCGCTGGGCGTTGGATAATGCGCAATTGCGCACATGGCTGGCCCGAGGGAACAGCGAACCCGAAATAATGGACAACGACGGCAAATTCCACCGTGTGGACCACCTGTACATGGATGAAGACATGGCCGTGGTCGTGGAATTCAAGACCGGGCACAAATACCCCGAGCACCATGATCAGGTCATACGCTATCTGGACCTGCTGGCGAACATGGACAGCGTGCCGCAAAAACGGTCCGGGGTACTGGTCTATCTGGACCTGCACGAAGTCGAACCGGTCGCCGACGCAAGGGGGGAGTGA
- a CDS encoding DMT family transporter: MDVRGLCYVLAAAFMWGIIGIFTKYILKDGVSALEIAFWRAAFAWVLFLIHATAKKQLKVKTVDLTILVGFGFICVTLFYASYQLAIRDVGVALAAVLLYTAPAWVAFLSRLVLGEALTPSKIACVAMTIGGVACISLGPSLFDDGPAVRLDKFGLAAGLVAGLTYALYYIFGKKILHRYATPTIFVYALPFGALFLLPFVHFAPKTPQTWMLLASMAAVTSYGAFSAYYAGLKRLDATHAAVIATLEPVVASIMAFTLFGESFGVWGYGGSTLIIAAVLIVVMGGGRPATRKTQMD; encoded by the coding sequence ATGGACGTTCGCGGTCTGTGCTACGTTCTGGCGGCAGCCTTCATGTGGGGCATCATCGGTATCTTCACGAAATACATTCTGAAAGACGGTGTCTCGGCTCTTGAAATAGCTTTCTGGCGAGCTGCATTCGCCTGGGTTCTTTTTCTCATTCACGCAACAGCCAAAAAACAGTTGAAAGTGAAAACCGTCGACCTGACCATCCTGGTCGGCTTCGGATTCATCTGCGTGACGCTGTTCTACGCATCCTACCAGCTGGCCATCCGCGATGTGGGCGTGGCCCTTGCCGCCGTGCTGCTGTACACGGCTCCGGCATGGGTGGCCTTCCTTTCCCGGCTTGTTCTGGGTGAAGCATTGACTCCATCCAAAATCGCCTGCGTGGCCATGACCATCGGCGGCGTGGCCTGCATCAGCCTCGGGCCAAGCCTGTTTGACGACGGCCCCGCCGTGCGACTCGACAAATTCGGCCTTGCCGCCGGCCTTGTCGCTGGTCTGACCTACGCACTCTACTACATCTTCGGCAAAAAAATTCTGCACCGCTATGCAACGCCCACCATCTTTGTATACGCCCTGCCTTTCGGTGCCCTCTTCCTGTTGCCCTTCGTACACTTCGCCCCCAAAACGCCACAAACATGGATGTTGCTTGCGAGTATGGCGGCCGTGACCTCCTACGGCGCATTTTCAGCCTATTACGCAGGGCTCAAACGCCTGGACGCCACACACGCGGCCGTAATCGCCACACTTGAACCCGTGGTGGCCTCAATCATGGCCTTCACGCTTTTCGGTGAAAGCTTCGGCGTCTGGGGATACGGCGGTAGCACGCTGATCATCGCGGCAGTGCTGATCGTGGTCATGGGCGGGGGCAGGCCCGCAACCCGAAAAACCCAAATGGATTGA
- a CDS encoding RluA family pseudouridine synthase gives MTQTVLPEYDAARLDRFLRVLLPEAGLRHRRRLCEDGRVLVNGIVRGPSFKVRPGQDVELMDHDSGAQNHDVRIVGRCDGFAAVFKPHGMHSAVIAGREDGTVEAMLPDLFPAENPVLLNRLDGPTSGIVLVALNRDARLQYERAQEAGELRKYYYARVQGRMMQSTVVRDRLDMANRKKTRLTDDVDPDSARWTEVEPIECGMEADSTLVRCLIRRGARHQIRAHLSGTGHPIVGDVLYGGPEASRLFLHHYFVEGPGFSFVVDDDFS, from the coding sequence ATGACGCAAACTGTTTTGCCGGAATACGATGCCGCGCGGCTGGATCGGTTCCTGAGAGTGCTTTTGCCGGAAGCCGGACTGCGGCACCGTCGCAGGCTGTGCGAGGATGGCCGTGTGCTCGTGAACGGAATCGTGCGTGGTCCGTCGTTCAAGGTGCGTCCCGGTCAGGATGTGGAACTTATGGATCATGATTCCGGTGCGCAGAACCACGATGTGCGCATTGTTGGCCGTTGTGATGGATTCGCCGCAGTCTTTAAACCGCACGGCATGCATTCTGCGGTGATTGCCGGACGTGAAGACGGCACGGTCGAAGCGATGCTTCCCGATCTGTTTCCTGCGGAAAACCCCGTGTTGCTGAATCGTCTGGACGGTCCCACGTCGGGTATTGTGCTGGTGGCCCTGAATCGGGACGCGCGGTTACAATACGAGCGGGCGCAAGAGGCAGGAGAGTTGCGTAAATATTACTATGCCCGGGTTCAGGGGCGCATGATGCAATCCACCGTGGTCAGGGACCGGCTGGACATGGCCAACCGCAAGAAGACGCGTCTGACGGATGACGTTGATCCGGACAGTGCCCGCTGGACTGAGGTGGAGCCCATTGAATGCGGCATGGAGGCGGACAGTACTTTGGTGCGGTGTCTGATTCGTCGGGGTGCGCGCCATCAGATCCGTGCGCATCTGTCCGGGACCGGTCACCCCATCGTGGGGGATGTCCTGTATGGCGGGCCGGAGGCATCGCGTCTGTTTCTGCATCATTATTTTGTGGAGGGACCGGGGTTTTCCTTTGTGGTCGACGACGATTTTTCCTAG